A genome region from Wielerella bovis includes the following:
- a CDS encoding surface lipoprotein assembly modifier, translated as MKIKILSCLMYSVSCGVATAQTSIVSNQPNEHWDIALPEKSQLNPNIYIHENASKTEHASEIHSQDLLNTAQTWQDTLNTVQSSGYKDFAVLKKQHQNPEIHMEITASDIKNMPEIRSPNLPNAPQLLQHTLDTIQPSEHWDIALPEKSQEMSLIPTKDDTSNTENVREIRSQDLLNEPELLQHALDSAVLTRDMNAVRLLLPLYLQLTEKDEILAQYAQARLAQSDGQLNKAIGLYENILENQNHIAPVRFDLMQTLLQDARYLDAEEQVEILNQDSNLPQEIHQVLQQHKKFFQEQKKWKFSGSLNYLSENNINNAPNQTVVETTTGAWNFPPPEKARGISYDFTADKKIPLKQNWSLLMGSQVYGKHYQNKSKYNDLNIGVHLGISHRNAKREWRILPIYEKRWFGGKAYSQQYGMRVRHNRPLSQKWYSFTNVRAAYNKHNQRNFLDGSSFLISQTFQYQVNPSNILLFGADFLRENARDKSSANSRRATRLGWINYWKGLETSVNITASTRRYDAPDWFLNERRKDRQLSSYVTFAHNKIQWNGLMPKLAWVASRQQSNHLLYRYNKQQFFVELGKAF; from the coding sequence ATGAAAATAAAAATATTGTCGTGTTTGATGTATTCAGTAAGCTGTGGAGTTGCAACGGCGCAAACTTCTATTGTATCTAACCAACCCAACGAACATTGGGATATTGCCTTGCCTGAAAAATCACAATTAAATCCAAACATATATATACACGAAAACGCATCAAAAACGGAACATGCATCTGAAATACATTCACAAGATTTATTGAATACCGCTCAAACATGGCAAGATACTTTGAATACAGTGCAATCTAGCGGATATAAAGACTTTGCAGTATTAAAAAAACAGCACCAAAATCCAGAAATACACATGGAGATAACCGCATCAGATATAAAAAATATGCCCGAAATACGTTCTCCAAATTTACCCAATGCCCCACAGTTATTACAACATACTTTAGATACAATTCAACCTAGTGAGCATTGGGACATTGCCTTGCCTGAAAAATCGCAGGAGATGTCACTTATTCCTACAAAAGATGACACATCAAATACAGAAAATGTGCGTGAAATACGGTCGCAAGATTTATTAAATGAACCTGAACTACTCCAACACGCGCTGGATTCAGCCGTTCTGACACGAGATATGAATGCAGTACGGCTGTTGTTACCTTTATATTTACAGCTTACCGAAAAAGATGAAATTTTAGCGCAATATGCACAAGCACGTTTGGCTCAATCCGATGGACAACTCAATAAAGCAATTGGTTTATATGAAAATATTTTAGAAAATCAAAATCATATTGCACCTGTTCGCTTTGATTTGATGCAAACTTTATTGCAAGATGCTCGTTATCTTGATGCAGAAGAACAAGTTGAAATTCTCAATCAAGACTCCAATCTTCCCCAAGAAATTCATCAGGTTTTACAACAACATAAAAAGTTTTTTCAAGAACAAAAAAAATGGAAATTTTCAGGCAGCCTGAATTATTTAAGTGAGAATAATATCAACAATGCACCTAATCAAACAGTTGTAGAAACAACAACTGGGGCTTGGAATTTTCCACCACCAGAAAAAGCTCGAGGCATATCTTATGATTTCACTGCTGACAAAAAAATTCCATTAAAACAAAATTGGTCTCTGCTTATGGGTAGCCAAGTTTATGGTAAACATTACCAAAACAAAAGCAAATATAATGATTTAAATATCGGAGTGCATTTAGGTATATCACACCGCAATGCCAAACGAGAATGGCGTATTTTACCTATTTACGAAAAACGCTGGTTTGGTGGCAAAGCATATTCACAGCAATATGGCATGCGTGTGCGACACAACCGCCCACTCTCGCAAAAATGGTATAGTTTTACCAATGTACGCGCAGCCTACAATAAACACAATCAACGCAATTTTTTGGACGGTAGCAGCTTTTTAATTTCACAAACTTTTCAATATCAAGTTAATCCAAGCAATATCTTATTGTTTGGTGCAGACTTTTTGCGTGAAAATGCACGAGATAAAAGTTCAGCTAATTCTCGTCGAGCAACACGATTAGGCTGGATAAATTATTGGAAAGGCCTAGAAACATCAGTTAATATAACAGCATCCACACGACGTTATGATGCTCCTGATTGGTTTTTGAATGAGCGACGTAAAGACCGCCAATTAAGTAGTTACGTTACTTTTGCACACAATAAAATACAATGGAACGGCTTAATGCCCAAATTAGCGTGGGTTGCTAGTCGACAACAAAGTAACCATCTTTTGTATCGCTACAACAAACAACAATTTTTTGTAGAATTGGGTAAAGCATTTTAA
- a CDS encoding Slam-dependent surface lipoprotein, with protein sequence MKTKQIFWKLGACACAVFLTACGSSGGGSPTTTKPAPHNGANQQNPTVNQPNNNGSNSGSNQQNTTANQNTTKFGGSATKFIDKNGNFSEYGTNKPISGNNLDKIIVDGKELTLIDPGIQVGSWYTINAKNQDYKKVHGGYSYTRFGVYEPHNEDSFYLISHGQFTDANKVPTTGTATYVGHAVYASNQTDGWDTGSAKFNVNYGNKTIDGTVSIPKANSVALKGTISGNAFSGTHNGTNMQGHFFGSAAEELSGTFHKGTKNKPDFAGAFGAKKQ encoded by the coding sequence ATGAAAACAAAACAAATTTTTTGGAAACTAGGGGCATGTGCATGCGCAGTTTTTCTAACAGCTTGCGGTAGTAGTGGTGGAGGTAGCCCAACAACAACCAAACCTGCTCCTCATAATGGTGCAAATCAACAAAATCCAACAGTAAATCAGCCAAATAACAATGGCTCAAATAGCGGTTCAAATCAACAAAACACAACCGCAAATCAAAATACTACCAAATTTGGAGGTAGTGCAACGAAATTCATAGATAAAAATGGGAATTTTAGTGAATATGGCACAAATAAACCCATTTCTGGCAATAATCTAGATAAAATCATAGTTGATGGCAAAGAATTAACTTTGATTGATCCTGGTATTCAAGTAGGTTCTTGGTACACCATTAATGCAAAAAATCAAGATTACAAAAAAGTACATGGTGGATACAGTTACACTCGTTTTGGCGTATATGAACCTCACAATGAAGACTCTTTCTATTTAATTTCACATGGTCAATTTACCGATGCCAATAAAGTTCCAACAACAGGTACTGCTACCTATGTTGGTCATGCTGTATATGCTAGCAATCAAACAGATGGTTGGGATACAGGTAGTGCTAAATTTAATGTGAATTATGGCAATAAAACGATTGATGGAACAGTGAGCATTCCTAAAGCCAATAGCGTAGCATTAAAAGGCACGATTTCTGGTAATGCATTTAGTGGTACACATAATGGCACAAATATGCAAGGTCATTTCTTTGGTTCTGCCGCAGAAGAATTGAGTGGTACTTTCCACAAAGGAACAAAAAACAAACCTGACTTTGCCGGTGCATTTGGCGCGAAAAAACAATAA